A window from Pseudomonas moraviensis encodes these proteins:
- a CDS encoding FimV/HubP family polar landmark protein, which translates to MVQVRKLVLAIAAASALSSGMAHALGLGELTLKSTLNQPLVAEIELLDVKDLTAAEVVPSLASPEDFAKAGVDRQAFLNDLTFTPVLNANGKSVLRVTSSQPLSEPMVKFLVQVMWPNGRLLRDYSVLLDPSKFSPQTADAAAQPAPSQTITAPTTGATHRNQYTTTPRDTLWEIAAKARNGGSVQQTMLAIQALNPNAFIDGNINRLKTGQVLRLPDSVQSTALPQSAAIAEVAAQNEAWRQGRRYVAKPGTGQQQLDATNRGRGNTGAAPNTQDNLSLVSAENAKPGAKGPAGDAKALSNKLAITQENLDTTRRDNEELKSRMADLQSQLDKLQKLIELKNNQLAKMQADGTGVAPGAAAGANGAVPPVPAITAELAATPPATPADAAATSPTPESAIAPPAETPVEPVVEPVVETTPAAADDDKAFNDLLTNPILLGLIGGGAVVLLLLLLLLARRRKAQQEAEKHLRMARALAEEQEFSAEHDLPESSFSGLETPAASVKLNTPAPAPAPTPAPVVTPVVMAAPIAAPLVAPAGERSDDVLDKAQSHINAGRLNQAAALLEEGVSLEPERSDLRLKLMEVYGQQGDRDAFVAQERQLVANGDNFAKVEALKSRFPAMAVVAAGGLAAAAVAAELDAQYVKDLLQDEPQAPEPATDDLDTAFDLSLDDLDNITPVDPAPVVEPEAPVELDEFPAEDDLSFASVLQEQTEMKDNLDDLSDFDLDMDLGAEPSPATLAEDDFLLDLDEGVKDLPAVETPAVAEVPQDDLELPADFDLSLADEMDTNPAAEPDAFAAELDDVNAELDRLSQSMAEPTFTEADAALGDDLGEDDFDFLAGTDEAATKLDLAQAYIDMGDADGARDILNEVLTEGDEKQRGEAKEMLSNLV; encoded by the coding sequence ATGGTTCAAGTTCGCAAACTGGTGTTAGCAATAGCGGCCGCCTCGGCGCTGTCCTCCGGTATGGCGCATGCCCTCGGGCTCGGGGAGCTGACCCTGAAGTCGACCCTGAACCAGCCGTTGGTGGCTGAAATCGAGCTGCTCGACGTCAAGGATCTCACCGCCGCCGAGGTGGTGCCGAGCCTGGCTTCACCCGAAGATTTCGCCAAGGCCGGCGTCGACCGCCAGGCGTTTCTCAATGATCTGACCTTCACCCCGGTGCTCAACGCCAACGGCAAAAGCGTGTTGCGCGTCACCTCGAGCCAACCGTTGTCGGAACCGATGGTGAAGTTCCTCGTGCAAGTGATGTGGCCCAATGGCCGCTTGCTGCGTGATTACAGCGTGCTGCTGGATCCGTCGAAGTTCTCGCCGCAGACCGCTGACGCTGCCGCGCAACCGGCGCCGTCGCAGACCATCACCGCACCAACCACTGGCGCCACCCATCGCAATCAATACACCACCACACCGCGCGACACCCTGTGGGAAATCGCCGCGAAGGCGCGCAATGGCGGCTCGGTGCAGCAGACCATGCTGGCGATTCAGGCACTCAATCCGAATGCCTTTATCGACGGCAACATCAACCGTCTGAAAACCGGTCAGGTGCTGCGTCTGCCGGACTCGGTACAAAGCACGGCGCTGCCACAGTCTGCGGCCATCGCTGAAGTGGCGGCGCAGAACGAAGCCTGGCGTCAGGGCCGTCGTTACGTGGCCAAGCCAGGCACCGGTCAGCAGCAACTCGACGCAACCAATCGCGGCCGTGGCAACACGGGGGCTGCGCCCAATACCCAGGACAACCTGAGCCTGGTCTCGGCGGAAAACGCCAAGCCCGGCGCGAAAGGCCCGGCAGGTGATGCCAAGGCGCTGAGCAACAAACTGGCGATCACTCAGGAAAACCTCGACACGACCCGTCGTGACAACGAGGAACTGAAAAGCCGCATGGCTGATCTGCAAAGTCAGCTGGACAAGCTGCAGAAGCTGATTGAGCTGAAGAACAATCAATTGGCGAAGATGCAGGCTGATGGCACCGGTGTCGCGCCGGGCGCAGCGGCTGGCGCCAACGGTGCTGTGCCGCCGGTGCCGGCGATTACCGCCGAACTGGCCGCGACTCCGCCGGCGACCCCGGCGGACGCCGCAGCGACTTCGCCCACCCCGGAGTCGGCGATTGCGCCGCCAGCGGAAACGCCAGTGGAGCCGGTTGTAGAACCGGTGGTCGAAACCACACCGGCTGCTGCTGACGATGACAAGGCCTTCAACGACCTGCTGACCAATCCGATCCTGCTCGGCCTGATCGGCGGCGGTGCGGTGGTTCTGCTGCTTCTGTTGTTGCTGCTGGCGCGCCGTCGCAAAGCCCAGCAGGAAGCTGAAAAGCATCTGCGCATGGCCCGCGCCCTGGCTGAAGAACAAGAGTTTTCCGCCGAGCATGATTTGCCGGAAAGCAGCTTCTCTGGCCTGGAAACTCCCGCGGCGAGCGTCAAGCTCAACACGCCTGCTCCGGCACCTGCGCCAACGCCCGCACCGGTTGTCACTCCGGTGGTGATGGCTGCGCCGATCGCCGCGCCTCTGGTGGCCCCGGCCGGCGAGCGCTCGGATGACGTGCTCGACAAGGCGCAATCGCACATCAATGCCGGTCGCCTGAATCAGGCCGCCGCGCTGCTGGAAGAGGGTGTCAGCCTCGAGCCGGAACGCAGCGATCTGCGCCTGAAACTGATGGAAGTCTACGGTCAGCAGGGCGACCGCGATGCGTTCGTCGCGCAAGAGCGTCAACTGGTGGCCAATGGCGATAACTTCGCCAAGGTCGAAGCACTGAAAAGCCGCTTCCCGGCCATGGCCGTGGTAGCTGCCGGTGGGCTGGCGGCGGCCGCCGTTGCTGCCGAACTGGACGCGCAATACGTCAAGGATCTGTTGCAGGACGAGCCGCAAGCGCCTGAGCCTGCGACTGACGATCTTGACACGGCGTTCGATTTGAGCCTGGATGATCTCGACAACATCACTCCGGTCGACCCTGCACCAGTGGTTGAGCCAGAAGCGCCGGTCGAGCTGGATGAGTTCCCGGCTGAAGACGATCTGAGCTTCGCCTCGGTGCTGCAAGAGCAGACCGAGATGAAAGACAATCTCGACGATCTGTCGGACTTCGATCTGGACATGGATCTAGGCGCCGAACCATCGCCGGCCACTTTGGCTGAAGATGACTTCCTGCTGGATCTGGACGAGGGCGTGAAAGATTTGCCTGCGGTCGAGACGCCGGCAGTGGCTGAGGTGCCGCAGGATGATCTGGAGTTGCCAGCCGATTTCGACCTCTCACTGGCCGACGAAATGGACACCAATCCAGCAGCCGAGCCGGATGCGTTCGCGGCCGAACTGGACGACGTCAATGCCGAGCTCGATCGCCTGTCGCAAAGCATGGCCGAACCGACCTTTACCGAAGCGGACGCAGCGCTGGGTGATGACCTGGGCGAAGATGATTTCGACTTCCTCGCCGGTACCGACGAAGCGGCGACCAAACTCGATCTGGCCCAGGCTTACATCGACATGGGCGATGCCGACGGTGCGCGCGACATCCTCAACGAAGTGTTGACCGAGGGTGACGAGAAGCAGCGGGGCGAGGCCAAGGAAATGCTTTCCAACCTGGTCTGA
- a CDS encoding aspartate-semialdehyde dehydrogenase — MTQTFDIAVIGATGTVGETLVQILEERDFPVGNLHLLASSESAGSSVLFRNKNVRVREVDEFDFSKVRLVFFAAGAAVSLSYAARAHAAGCSLIDLSGALPADQAPQVVPEANAEVLASLKSPFQVSSPSPSATTLAVVLAPLLDLIDLQYVNVTANLAVSAQGREAVTELARQTAELLNMRPLEPTFFDRQMAFNLLAQVGTPDAQGHTLLEKRLVRELRQVLAKPLLKISATCVQAPVFFGDSFSVTLQSASAVDLEKVNAALEAAPGIELVDAGDYPTAVGDAVGQDVVYVGRVRSGVDDPAELNLWLTSDNVRKGAALNAVQLAELLIKDLL, encoded by the coding sequence ATGACCCAGACTTTCGATATCGCCGTTATCGGCGCCACCGGTACTGTCGGCGAAACCCTCGTACAGATTCTCGAAGAGCGCGACTTTCCGGTCGGCAACCTGCACCTGTTGGCCAGCAGTGAATCGGCTGGCAGTTCGGTGCTGTTCCGCAACAAGAACGTGCGCGTGCGTGAGGTCGACGAGTTCGATTTCAGCAAGGTCAGACTGGTGTTCTTCGCCGCCGGCGCTGCGGTGTCCCTGAGCTACGCGGCGCGCGCCCATGCCGCCGGTTGCTCGTTGATCGACCTGTCCGGCGCCTTGCCGGCGGATCAGGCGCCGCAGGTGGTGCCGGAGGCGAATGCCGAAGTCCTCGCCAGTCTGAAAAGCCCGTTCCAGGTCAGCAGCCCAAGTCCGTCGGCCACGACCCTTGCGGTGGTGTTGGCGCCGCTGCTCGATCTGATCGACCTGCAGTACGTCAACGTCACCGCCAATCTGGCGGTTTCTGCGCAAGGTCGTGAGGCGGTCACCGAACTCGCGCGGCAGACCGCCGAACTGCTGAACATGCGTCCGCTGGAGCCGACGTTCTTTGATCGGCAGATGGCGTTCAACCTGCTGGCCCAGGTCGGCACGCCGGATGCGCAGGGCCATACGCTGCTGGAAAAACGCCTGGTACGTGAGCTGCGGCAGGTACTGGCGAAACCTTTATTGAAGATTTCTGCCACTTGCGTTCAAGCCCCGGTGTTTTTTGGCGATAGCTTTAGCGTGACCTTGCAGTCAGCAAGTGCTGTTGACCTGGAAAAGGTCAACGCAGCGCTCGAAGCTGCGCCGGGCATCGAGCTGGTTGATGCCGGCGATTATCCGACCGCTGTCGGCGATGCAGTGGGGCAGGACGTGGTCTATGTCGGGCGCGTGCGCAGCGGCGTCGACGACCCGGCGGAACTAAATCTTTGGCTGACGTCAGATAACGTACGCAAAGGCGCGGCGCTCAATGCCGTGCAACTGGCTGAGTTGTTGATAAAAGACCTGCTGTAA
- the asd gene encoding aspartate-semialdehyde dehydrogenase: protein MKRVGLIGWRGMVGSVLMQRMLEEQDFDLIEPVFFTTSNVGGQGPSVGKDIAPLKDAYSIDELKTLDVILTCQGGDYTSEVFPKLREAGWQGYWIDAASSLRMNDDAVIILDPVNRKVIDQQLDAGTKNYIGGNCTVSLMLMGLGGLFEAGLVEWMSAMTYQAASGAGAQNMRELIKQMGATHAAVADQLADPASAILDIDRRVAEAMRSDAYPTENFGVPLAGSLIPWIDKELPNGQSREEWKAQAETNKILGRFKSPIPVDGICVRIGAMRCHSQALTIKLNKDVPIADIEGLISQHNPWVKLVPNQREISMQELSPTKVTGTLNVPVGRLRKLNMGSQFVGAFTVGDQLLWGAAEPLRRMLRILLER, encoded by the coding sequence ATGAAACGTGTAGGTCTGATCGGTTGGCGCGGGATGGTCGGTTCCGTGCTCATGCAGCGGATGCTGGAAGAGCAGGATTTCGATCTTATCGAGCCGGTGTTTTTCACCACGTCCAATGTCGGTGGCCAAGGCCCGTCCGTGGGCAAGGACATTGCTCCGCTCAAGGACGCTTACAGCATTGACGAGCTGAAGACCCTCGACGTGATCCTGACCTGCCAGGGCGGCGACTACACCAGCGAAGTATTCCCCAAGCTGCGCGAAGCCGGCTGGCAGGGCTACTGGATCGACGCGGCGTCGAGCCTGCGCATGAACGATGACGCGGTGATCATTCTTGACCCGGTCAACCGCAAGGTCATTGACCAGCAGCTGGACGCGGGTACCAAGAACTACATCGGCGGCAACTGCACCGTCAGCCTGATGCTGATGGGCCTGGGCGGTCTGTTCGAAGCCGGTCTGGTCGAGTGGATGAGCGCCATGACCTATCAGGCGGCCTCCGGTGCCGGCGCGCAGAACATGCGTGAACTGATCAAGCAGATGGGCGCGACCCATGCCGCTGTTGCCGATCAACTGGCCGACCCGGCCAGCGCGATTCTCGACATCGACCGTCGCGTGGCCGAAGCCATGCGCAGTGATGCGTACCCGACGGAAAACTTCGGCGTACCGCTGGCCGGCAGCCTGATCCCGTGGATCGACAAGGAACTGCCGAACGGCCAGAGCCGCGAAGAATGGAAGGCCCAGGCCGAGACCAACAAGATCCTCGGTCGCTTCAAGAGCCCGATCCCGGTCGACGGCATCTGCGTGCGCATCGGTGCCATGCGCTGCCATAGCCAGGCATTGACCATCAAGCTGAACAAAGACGTGCCGATCGCCGACATCGAAGGGCTGATCAGCCAGCACAACCCTTGGGTCAAACTGGTGCCGAACCAGCGCGAGATCAGCATGCAGGAGCTGAGCCCGACCAAGGTCACCGGCACCCTGAACGTCCCGGTCGGCCGTCTGCGCAAGCTGAACATGGGTTCGCAATTCGTTGGTGCCTTCACCGTCGGCGACCAGCTGCTGTGGGGCGCGGCTGAACCGCTGCGCCGCATGCTGCGGATTCTGCTGGAGCGTTGA
- the leuB gene encoding 3-isopropylmalate dehydrogenase: protein MSKQILILPGDGIGPEIMAEAVKVLELANDKYSLGFELSHDVIGGAAIDKHGVPLADETLDRARAADAVLLGAVGGPKWDTIERDIRPERGLLKIRAQLGLFGNLRPAILYPQLADASSLKPEIVAGLDILIVRELTGGIYFGAPRGTRTLDNGERQSYDTLPYSESEIRRIARVGFDMAMVRGKKLCSVDKANVLASSQLWREVVEQVAKDYPEVELSHMYVDNAAMQLVRAPKQFDVIVTDNLFGDILSDEASMLTGSIGMLPSASLDSNNKGMYEPCHGSAPDIAGKGIANPLATILSVSMMLRYSFNLHDAADAIEKAVSVVLDQGLRTGDIHSAGCTKVGTQEMGDAVVAALRNL, encoded by the coding sequence ATGAGCAAGCAGATTCTGATTCTCCCGGGTGACGGTATTGGTCCGGAAATCATGGCCGAAGCGGTCAAGGTGCTGGAACTGGCCAATGACAAGTACAGCCTGGGCTTCGAGCTGAGCCACGACGTCATCGGTGGCGCGGCCATCGACAAGCACGGCGTGCCGCTGGCCGACGAAACCCTCGATCGCGCCCGTGCTGCCGATGCGGTGCTGCTGGGCGCGGTCGGTGGCCCGAAATGGGACACCATCGAGCGTGACATCCGCCCCGAGCGCGGTCTGCTGAAAATCCGTGCGCAACTGGGTCTGTTCGGCAACCTGCGCCCGGCGATCCTGTATCCGCAACTGGCCGACGCGTCGAGCCTGAAGCCGGAAATCGTCGCCGGCCTGGACATTCTCATCGTCCGTGAGCTGACCGGCGGCATCTACTTCGGCGCGCCGCGTGGCACCCGTACGCTGGACAACGGTGAGCGTCAGTCCTACGACACGCTGCCGTACAGCGAAAGCGAAATCCGCCGCATCGCCCGTGTCGGTTTCGATATGGCCATGGTCCGCGGCAAGAAGCTCTGCTCGGTGGACAAGGCCAACGTCCTGGCGTCCAGCCAGTTGTGGCGTGAAGTGGTAGAGCAGGTTGCAAAGGATTACCCGGAAGTCGAACTGAGCCACATGTACGTCGACAACGCCGCCATGCAACTGGTGCGTGCGCCGAAGCAGTTCGACGTGATCGTCACCGACAACCTGTTCGGCGACATCCTCTCCGACGAAGCGTCGATGCTCACCGGCTCGATCGGCATGCTGCCGTCGGCTTCGCTGGATTCCAACAACAAGGGCATGTACGAGCCGTGCCACGGTTCGGCCCCGGACATTGCCGGTAAGGGCATTGCCAACCCGCTGGCGACGATCCTGTCGGTGTCGATGATGCTGCGTTACAGCTTCAATCTGCACGATGCTGCCGATGCCATCGAAAAAGCCGTCAGCGTCGTGCTCGATCAGGGCTTGCGCACCGGCGACATTCATTCCGCCGGTTGTACCAAAGTCGGTACGCAGGAAATGGGCGACGCAGTAGTCGCCGCGCTGCGGAATCTGTAA
- a CDS encoding class I SAM-dependent methyltransferase, with protein MTSTTQHSEVVQTQFGEQAAAYLSSAVHAQGSEFALLQAELAGQGAARVLDLGCGAGHVSFHVAPLVKEVVAYDLSQQMLDVVAGAAVDRGLSNIVTVNGAAERLPFAEGEFDFVFSRYSAHHWSDLGLALREVRRVLKPGGVAAFVDVLSPGSPLFDTYLQSVEVLRDTSHVRDYSAAEWLRQVSEAGLHVRSTSRQRLRLEYNSWVERMRTPEVLRAAIRQLQQSMGSEVREYFEIDADGSFSTDVIVLMAER; from the coding sequence ATGACCAGCACCACCCAGCACTCCGAGGTCGTCCAGACACAATTCGGCGAACAGGCCGCCGCTTACCTGAGCAGCGCCGTTCACGCCCAAGGCAGTGAATTCGCACTGCTGCAGGCCGAGCTGGCCGGGCAGGGCGCGGCACGGGTGCTGGATCTGGGTTGTGGCGCCGGGCATGTCAGTTTTCATGTCGCACCGCTGGTCAAGGAGGTTGTGGCTTACGACCTGTCGCAGCAAATGCTTGATGTGGTTGCCGGCGCTGCCGTCGATCGCGGCTTGAGCAATATCGTCACGGTCAATGGCGCTGCCGAGCGCTTGCCGTTCGCCGAGGGCGAGTTCGATTTTGTGTTCAGCCGCTATTCGGCGCATCACTGGAGCGACCTCGGTCTGGCCCTGCGCGAGGTGCGCCGGGTGCTCAAGCCGGGCGGGGTGGCGGCGTTCGTCGATGTGTTGTCACCGGGCAGTCCCTTGTTCGACACTTACCTGCAAAGCGTTGAAGTACTGCGCGATACCAGTCATGTCCGCGACTACTCCGCTGCCGAGTGGCTGCGCCAGGTCAGCGAGGCCGGTCTGCATGTGCGCAGCACCTCGCGCCAGCGCCTGCGTCTGGAGTACAACAGCTGGGTCGAGCGCATGCGCACGCCTGAAGTGCTGCGCGCGGCGATTCGCCAGTTGCAGCAGTCGATGGGCAGCGAAGTGCGTGAATATTTTGAAATTGATGCCGACGGCTCGTTCAGTACCGATGTGATCGTACTGATGGCTGAGCGATAA
- the leuD gene encoding 3-isopropylmalate dehydratase small subunit — MKAFTQHTGLVAPLDRANVDTDQIIPKQFLKSIKRTGFGPNLFDEWRYLDVGQPYQDNSKRPLNKDFVLNAERYQGASVLLARENFGCGSSREHAPWALEEYGFRSIIAPSYADIFFNNSFKNGLLPIILSDAEVDELFKQVEAEPGYQLQIDLQAQTVTRPDGKIYSFEIDAFRKHCLLNGLDDIGLTLQDGDAIATFEAKHRVSQPWLFRDA, encoded by the coding sequence ATGAAGGCATTTACTCAGCACACTGGTCTTGTCGCGCCTCTGGATCGTGCCAACGTCGATACCGATCAGATCATTCCCAAGCAGTTCTTGAAGTCGATCAAGCGCACCGGTTTTGGTCCGAACCTGTTCGACGAGTGGCGTTATCTGGATGTTGGCCAGCCGTATCAGGACAACTCCAAGCGCCCGTTGAACAAGGATTTCGTCCTCAACGCCGAGCGTTATCAGGGGGCCAGCGTGCTGCTCGCCCGCGAGAACTTCGGCTGCGGTTCGAGTCGTGAACACGCGCCCTGGGCGCTGGAAGAGTATGGTTTTCGCAGCATCATCGCGCCCAGTTATGCCGACATCTTCTTCAACAACAGTTTCAAGAACGGCCTGCTGCCGATCATCCTCAGCGATGCAGAAGTTGATGAACTGTTTAAGCAGGTTGAAGCCGAGCCGGGTTATCAATTGCAAATCGATCTGCAAGCGCAGACCGTGACCCGCCCGGATGGCAAAATCTACAGCTTCGAGATCGACGCGTTTCGCAAGCACTGCCTGCTCAATGGTCTGGACGATATCGGCCTGACCCTGCAGGACGGCGATGCGATTGCGACGTTCGAGGCGAAGCATCGGGTTAGCCAGCCGTGGTTGTTTCGCGACGCCTGA
- the leuC gene encoding 3-isopropylmalate dehydratase large subunit has product MAGKTLYDKLWDSHLVKQRDDGSALIYIDRHIIHEVTSPQAFEGLRLAGRKPWRIDANIATPDHNVPTTPERKGGIEAIADQVSRLQVQTLDDNCDEYGIVEFKMNDVRQGIVHVISPEQGATLPGMTVVCGDSHTSTHGAFGALAHGIGTSEVEHVLATQCLVAKKMKNMLVRVEGQLPFGVTAKDIVLAVIGKIGTAGGNGHAIEFAGSAIRDLSVEGRMTICNMSIEAGARVGLVAADQKTIDYVKGRPFAPKGEQWDMAVEAWKDLVSDADAKFDTVVELDAAQIKPQVSWGTSPEMVLAVDQNVPDPAKEMDLVKRDSIVRALKYMGLTANQAITDIQLDRVFIGSCTNSRIEDLRAAAVIAKGRKVASTIKQAIVVPGSGLVKAQAEAEGLDRIFLEAGFEWREPGCSMCLAMNPDRLESGEHCASTSNRNFEGRQGAGGRTHLVSPAMAAAAAVNGRFIDVRELIQGAQ; this is encoded by the coding sequence ATGGCCGGCAAAACGCTCTACGACAAGCTCTGGGATTCGCATTTGGTCAAGCAGCGCGACGATGGCTCGGCGCTGATCTATATCGATCGTCACATCATTCACGAAGTGACTTCGCCGCAAGCCTTCGAGGGCCTGCGTCTGGCCGGGCGCAAGCCTTGGCGCATCGATGCCAACATCGCCACCCCGGACCACAACGTACCGACCACCCCGGAGCGCAAGGGCGGCATCGAAGCCATTGCCGACCAGGTCTCGCGTTTGCAGGTGCAGACCCTCGACGACAACTGCGATGAATACGGCATTGTCGAGTTCAAGATGAACGACGTGCGCCAGGGCATCGTCCACGTCATCAGCCCGGAGCAGGGCGCGACCTTGCCGGGCATGACCGTGGTCTGCGGCGACTCGCACACCTCGACCCATGGCGCATTCGGTGCATTGGCCCACGGCATCGGCACTTCCGAGGTCGAGCACGTGCTCGCCACGCAATGCCTGGTGGCGAAGAAAATGAAAAACATGCTGGTGCGCGTCGAAGGCCAACTGCCGTTCGGCGTGACCGCCAAGGACATCGTCCTCGCCGTGATCGGCAAGATCGGCACCGCCGGCGGTAACGGCCATGCCATCGAATTTGCCGGCAGCGCGATCCGTGATCTGTCCGTCGAAGGCCGCATGACCATCTGTAACATGTCCATCGAAGCCGGCGCCCGTGTCGGCCTGGTGGCGGCGGATCAGAAGACCATCGATTACGTCAAAGGTCGTCCATTCGCGCCGAAGGGCGAGCAGTGGGACATGGCCGTCGAAGCCTGGAAAGATCTGGTCTCGGACGCCGATGCCAAATTCGACACCGTGGTCGAGCTGGACGCCGCGCAGATCAAGCCGCAAGTCAGCTGGGGCACTTCCCCGGAAATGGTTTTGGCTGTTGATCAGAACGTGCCGGACCCGGCGAAGGAAATGGATCTGGTCAAGCGCGACTCAATCGTCCGCGCCCTGAAATACATGGGTTTGACCGCCAATCAGGCGATCACCGACATTCAGCTTGATCGCGTGTTCATCGGTTCCTGCACCAACTCGCGCATCGAAGACTTGCGCGCCGCTGCGGTGATCGCCAAGGGCCGCAAGGTCGCCTCGACCATCAAGCAGGCGATCGTCGTGCCGGGCTCGGGTCTGGTCAAGGCGCAGGCCGAAGCCGAAGGCCTCGACCGGATTTTCCTCGAAGCCGGTTTCGAATGGCGCGAGCCGGGTTGCTCGATGTGCCTGGCGATGAACCCGGACCGTTTGGAATCCGGCGAGCATTGCGCCTCGACTTCCAACCGCAACTTCGAAGGCCGTCAGGGCGCCGGTGGCCGTACCCACCTCGTCAGCCCGGCCATGGCGGCGGCAGCAGCGGTGAACGGCCGTTTCATCGACGTTCGTGAATTGATCCAAGGAGCACAGTAA
- a CDS encoding LysR family transcriptional regulator, whose amino-acid sequence MDLANLNAFIAIAETGSFSGAGERLHLTQPAISKRIAGLEQQLKVRLFDRLGREVGLTEAGRALLPRAYQILNVLDDTRRALTNLTGEVSGRLTLATSHHIGLHRLPPLLREFTRRYPQVALDIQFLDSEVAYEEILHGRAELAVITLAPEPHTLVKATPVWDDPLDFVVAPEHSLINNGAVSLADIAGHPAVFPGGNTFTHHIVQRLFEAQGLTPNIAMSTNYLETIKMMVSIGLAWSVLPRTMLDEQVASIALPGIQLTRQLGYILHTERTLSNAARAFMALLDAQIDRPGTPA is encoded by the coding sequence ATGGACTTGGCTAACCTCAATGCATTTATTGCCATCGCCGAGACCGGCAGCTTCTCCGGCGCGGGCGAACGCCTGCACCTGACCCAACCGGCGATCAGCAAGCGCATCGCCGGGCTTGAGCAGCAATTAAAGGTGCGCCTGTTCGATCGCCTGGGACGTGAAGTCGGCCTGACCGAGGCTGGCCGCGCCCTGCTGCCACGGGCCTATCAGATTCTCAATGTGCTCGACGACACCCGCCGCGCCCTGACCAACCTGACCGGGGAAGTCAGCGGTCGCCTGACCCTGGCCACCAGTCACCACATCGGCCTGCACCGCTTGCCTCCTCTATTAAGGGAGTTCACTCGCCGCTACCCACAGGTTGCGCTGGATATTCAGTTCCTGGATTCGGAAGTGGCCTACGAGGAAATTCTCCACGGCCGCGCGGAACTGGCGGTCATCACCCTGGCGCCGGAGCCGCACACCCTGGTCAAAGCCACGCCGGTGTGGGACGACCCGCTGGATTTCGTCGTGGCCCCGGAGCACTCGCTGATCAACAACGGCGCCGTCAGCCTGGCGGACATTGCCGGCCATCCGGCGGTTTTCCCCGGCGGCAATACGTTTACCCATCACATCGTCCAGCGTTTGTTCGAAGCCCAGGGCCTGACGCCGAACATCGCCATGAGCACCAACTACCTGGAAACCATCAAGATGATGGTCTCCATCGGCCTGGCCTGGAGCGTGCTGCCGCGCACCATGCTCGACGAGCAAGTGGCAAGCATCGCATTGCCGGGCATACAGCTCACTCGCCAGCTAGGCTATATCTTGCACACCGAACGGACGCTATCGAATGCAGCAAGAGCCTTCATGGCCCTGCTGGATGCACAAATCGATCGGCCAGGGACTCCGGCCTGA